One window of the Rosa rugosa chromosome 3, drRosRugo1.1, whole genome shotgun sequence genome contains the following:
- the LOC133735193 gene encoding uncharacterized protein LOC133735193: MTSAIGWYGPLIDLSKAALHIGDFVQLVVFIHRITPLQYKLSNGGEVIRTDIQVGDETRPFFSVSLWQKQMGSMAVYGDVVLLQNVKIVKYRDVVEAKTVTQSSLHRLLHPYESILTKGVDELIEGCRVGIATKEKLRKVVEWVKKSNTRQFRGSQLQQRQFPRNWKLPEESKKPEDCCSVSRLSHLTNSCKAVFDASVAEIFMPQAECESWCDKEDMFVSRRLCKKGDPGLVRHLICTGCRICGSPLEANSENTSKQNAAALYCLESSNRLHVISLIYRPFMLYVWDDSDYAPLLVKNKAAELLFGNIKAERVYSCYKEKPHDGEVNFKDTDTETGASAKPTSQPKAAEGGVLVSCSSAVDNRSLEWEGILGFQRNMDFYRIWLILLKTMLQQRTNSLLKFVVNVNASLDWENGRFEMVSVQMPCLRTKRSPDHI; encoded by the exons ATGACGTCAGCGATCGGATGGTACGGACCGCTAATCGACCTGTCGAAGGCGGCGCTTCACATCGGCGACTTCGTTCAGCTGGTCGTCTTCATCCACCGAATCACTCCTCttcag TATAAATTATCCAACGGCGGAGAAGTGATCCGGACCGACATCCAGGTCGGCGACGAAACGAGGCCGTTTTTCTCCGTATCCCTATGGCAAAAGCAAATGGGATCCATGGCCGTCTACGGCGACGTGGTTTTGTTACAAA ATGTGAAGATAGTAAAATATCGTGATGTTGTTGAAGCTAAAACCGTGACACAGTCGTCTTTACACCGTCTACTTCATCCTTATGAATCCATTTTAACTAAAG GTGTGGATGAGTTGATAGAGGGGTGTCGAGTTGGGATAGCTACCAAGGAGAAGCTAAGAAAGGTAGTAGAATGGGTGAAGAAGAGCAACACTCGTCAGTTCCGCGGCTCTCAGCTGCAGCAGAGGCAATTCCCGAGGAACTGGAAGCTGCCAGAAGAGAGTAAAAAACCTGAGGATTGTTGTTCAGTTTCGCGGTTATCACATCTAACTAATTCTTGCAAGGCAGTGTTTGATGCATCTGTCGCCGAAATTTTTATGCCACAAGCTGAATGTGAGTCTTGGTGTGACAAGGAAGACATGTTTGTAAGTAGGAGACTGTGTAAAAAAGGAGATCCTGGTTTGGTAAGACATCTTATTTGTACAGGTTGCCGGATATGCGGTTCCCCCTTGGAGGCCAACAG TGAAAACACGTCTAAGCAAAATGCAGCTGCCCTTTACTGTTTGGAAAGCTCGAACCGCCTTCATGTTATAAGCCTCATATACAGGCCTTTCATG TTATATGTATGGGATGATTCGGATTATGCACCACTCCTGGTCAAAAACAAAGCCGCAGAGCTTTTGTTTGGGAACATCAAAGCTGAAAGAGTCTATTCATGCTATAAGGAAAAACCACATGACGGAGAAGTTAATTTCAAAGACACTGACACAGAAACTGGTGCAAGTGCAAAACCAACTTCACAACCTAAAGCTGCTGAGGGAGGAGTTCTGGTTTCTTGCTCATCAGCTGTAGACAACAGGAGCTTAGAATGGGAGGGAATACTTGGTTTCCAGAGGAACATGGACTTCTATAGGATTTGGTTAATTCTTCTGAAAACTATGCTGCAGCAAAGAACGAACAGCCTTTTGAAATTTGTAGTCAATGTAAATGCCAGTTTGGATTGGGAGAATGGGAGGTTTGAAATGGTTTCTGTGCAGATGCCATGCTTAAGAACTAAGCGATCTCCAGACCATATTTAA